A window from Neobacillus sp. PS3-40 encodes these proteins:
- the tpiA gene encoding triose-phosphate isomerase, whose product MEHSIESYIKNLVRETIGQTISDVQTHNGRSNYVIANWKMNKTLAETADFFEKVTCDDTVSVVICPPAPLLYLANNMIKQQVKPIALGGQNVHWAEKGAFTGETSTEMLKDVGCEYVIIGHSERRQYFHEDDEIINQKVRQSIKAGLIPIICIGESLEQKNFLQTEQILTEQLIGALKNTGSSNFIIAYEPIWAIGTGQSATPERAQETHAYIRSVLKQLLGQTADSISIIYGGSVNEKNAEEFSSMPDIDGVLVGNASLNAETFEEIINVFAKGEQNE is encoded by the coding sequence ATGGAACATTCCATTGAAAGCTATATCAAAAATCTTGTCAGAGAAACCATTGGCCAAACAATAAGTGATGTACAAACCCATAATGGGCGTTCAAATTATGTAATCGCAAATTGGAAAATGAATAAAACTTTAGCGGAAACAGCTGATTTTTTCGAAAAAGTCACTTGCGATGATACTGTTTCAGTCGTCATTTGCCCACCTGCTCCGTTATTATATCTAGCAAATAATATGATTAAACAACAAGTTAAGCCTATTGCCCTCGGTGGGCAAAACGTTCATTGGGCTGAAAAAGGCGCCTTTACTGGTGAAACATCGACTGAAATGCTCAAAGATGTTGGCTGTGAGTATGTTATCATCGGCCATTCTGAAAGAAGACAATATTTTCATGAAGATGATGAGATTATAAACCAAAAGGTGCGGCAATCAATAAAGGCTGGTCTCATTCCAATTATTTGTATTGGAGAATCATTAGAGCAAAAGAACTTCTTGCAAACAGAACAGATTTTAACAGAACAACTTATCGGAGCATTAAAAAATACTGGATCTAGTAATTTTATTATTGCCTATGAGCCAATATGGGCGATAGGAACAGGGCAGTCAGCAACTCCAGAACGAGCCCAGGAAACTCATGCCTATATCCGTTCTGTGTTAAAACAATTATTGGGTCAAACAGCAGACAGCATTTCGATTATATATGGTGGCTCTGTAAATGAAAAAAACGCAGAAGAGTTCAGCTCAATGCCTGATATCGACGGCGTACTCGTTGGCAACGCCAGCTTGAATGCCGAAACTTTTGAAGAAATTATCAATGTATTTGCCAAAGGAGAACAAAATGAATGA
- a CDS encoding RpiB/LacA/LacB family sugar-phosphate isomerase — MKKVAIGSDHGGYELKESLKTYLTELGYEYLDFGCKAKESVDYPDIAFLVGETVATHDDYVGIMIDGVGVGSGMVLNKIPGVRGAVCWDLSSVINSREHNNATVLSIGGQFIGEGLAKQLVKTWLETDFAGGRHDRRVTKIMEIESRFIGRSKEVL, encoded by the coding sequence ATGAAAAAAGTTGCGATTGGTAGTGACCATGGTGGATACGAACTTAAAGAAAGTCTAAAAACCTATTTAACGGAATTAGGCTATGAATATCTTGATTTTGGCTGCAAGGCTAAAGAATCCGTAGACTATCCAGATATTGCTTTTCTTGTTGGTGAAACCGTCGCCACCCATGATGACTATGTAGGGATCATGATTGATGGAGTCGGGGTTGGAAGCGGAATGGTGCTAAATAAAATTCCTGGTGTCCGTGGAGCTGTTTGCTGGGATTTATCTTCTGTAATCAACAGCAGGGAGCACAATAATGCTACCGTACTGTCTATCGGTGGCCAATTTATTGGTGAAGGGCTAGCCAAGCAACTAGTAAAAACATGGCTGGAAACTGATTTTGCAGGGGGGCGGCATGATCGACGTGTAACAAAAATCATGGAGATTGAAAGTAGGTTCATAGGCCGTTCGAAAGAGGTTTTATAA
- a CDS encoding EutN/CcmL family microcompartment protein, with the protein MFVAKVIGNIVCSHKNDNLKGLKLLIVQPVDDQLNEKGKPLVAIDTIRQSGEGDIVYLAKSRESSIPLNKDLVPSDAGILGIIDYYNVKRMEEK; encoded by the coding sequence ATGTTTGTAGCTAAAGTGATTGGAAATATTGTCTGTTCTCATAAAAATGACAATTTAAAAGGCTTAAAGCTACTGATTGTCCAGCCAGTAGATGATCAATTGAATGAAAAAGGCAAACCACTTGTGGCCATAGATACGATAAGACAGTCCGGAGAAGGAGATATCGTCTATTTAGCTAAAAGTAGAGAGTCTTCCATACCATTAAATAAAGATCTTGTTCCATCAGACGCAGGGATATTGGGGATTATTGACTATTACAATGTAAAACGAATGGAGGAAAAATAA
- a CDS encoding BMC domain-containing protein → MNNALGMIETKGLIGAIEAADAMTKAANVTLVGKVNVGGGLVCVMVRGDVGAVKAATESGADAARRVGELLSVHVIPRPHQDIEKILPSLK, encoded by the coding sequence ATGAATAATGCATTAGGAATGATCGAAACAAAAGGTTTAATAGGTGCTATCGAAGCAGCAGATGCAATGACTAAAGCAGCAAACGTTACGCTAGTAGGAAAAGTGAATGTTGGCGGTGGTTTAGTTTGTGTAATGGTGCGTGGAGATGTTGGTGCGGTTAAAGCAGCAACTGAATCAGGTGCAGATGCAGCACGACGTGTTGGGGAACTTTTATCCGTTCATGTGATCCCAAGACCACACCAAGACATTGAAAAAATTCTTCCGTCTTTAAAATGA
- a CDS encoding EutN/CcmL family microcompartment protein codes for MKLAKVVGNIVSTVKTPSHQNKKLMVVIPIDPSGKECGDAMIAIDRFHAGIGDYVLIIEEGGSARDILEDPNGAIDAVIAGIVDC; via the coding sequence ATGAAACTAGCAAAAGTTGTTGGAAATATCGTTTCAACAGTTAAAACACCAAGTCATCAAAATAAAAAACTTATGGTTGTTATCCCTATTGATCCATCTGGTAAAGAATGTGGAGATGCGATGATTGCGATAGACCGTTTCCATGCAGGGATTGGAGATTATGTCCTTATCATAGAAGAAGGTGGATCCGCAAGAGATATTTTAGAAGACCCGAACGGGGCAATTGATGCTGTCATTGCCGGAATCGTTGATTGTTAA
- the deoC gene encoding deoxyribose-phosphate aldolase → MIDHTLLKPESTKDQIVKLCEEAKEYKFATVCVNPYWVATAANELKGSNVGVTTVIGFPLGATSTFVKIAETRDALANGATEIDMVMNIGALKSGDFETVKKDIEGVVLAVNGHAPVKVIIETGLLEIEEKKKACILAKMAGATFVKTSTGFGPGCATAEDIKLMRESVGPEMGVKASACVRDLDTARKLVQAGATRIGASSGIAIVTGGKGTGY, encoded by the coding sequence ATGATTGACCATACTTTATTAAAGCCTGAAAGTACGAAGGATCAAATCGTAAAACTTTGCGAGGAAGCAAAAGAATATAAATTTGCAACAGTCTGTGTAAATCCGTATTGGGTTGCTACAGCTGCCAACGAACTTAAGGGTTCAAACGTTGGGGTAACAACCGTCATTGGTTTCCCATTAGGCGCCACAAGTACGTTCGTAAAAATTGCGGAAACAAGAGATGCTCTTGCAAATGGTGCAACTGAAATAGATATGGTTATGAATATTGGAGCTCTAAAATCAGGGGATTTTGAAACGGTGAAAAAGGATATTGAAGGTGTTGTTTTAGCTGTTAATGGTCATGCTCCTGTAAAAGTAATTATTGAAACGGGACTCCTAGAAATTGAAGAAAAGAAAAAGGCTTGCATTCTGGCAAAGATGGCAGGAGCAACATTCGTGAAAACTTCGACTGGCTTTGGGCCAGGATGTGCAACAGCTGAAGATATCAAGCTTATGAGAGAATCTGTTGGACCTGAAATGGGAGTAAAAGCATCTGCATGTGTTCGAGATTTAGATACTGCTAGAAAGCTAGTTCAAGCAGGTGCAACTAGAATTGGTGCAAGCTCTGGTATCGCAATTGTTACAGGTGGAAAAGGAACAGGCTATTAA
- a CDS encoding helix-turn-helix transcriptional regulator produces MNNIGYQLKQARLKHQMDQEELAFLTDLHVETISAIEEEMVDVQVSILYKLSHVLKCTFSIGDMTI; encoded by the coding sequence ATGAATAATATTGGATATCAACTGAAACAAGCTAGATTAAAACATCAGATGGACCAGGAAGAGCTTGCATTTTTAACAGATTTACATGTGGAAACCATTTCGGCTATCGAAGAAGAAATGGTGGATGTACAGGTTTCAATCTTATATAAGCTATCCCATGTCTTAAAATGCACTTTTTCAATTGGAGATATGACAATATAA
- a CDS encoding dihydrofolate reductase family protein, producing MSNNVKQRKIILDLAVTLDGFIEGKNGEVDWCIMDPDMGFTNFLNQIDTILYGRKSYDLWGQYIPNANDPDTDKEIWKLVHSKEKYVFSRTQIETDNQAKFINENILEEVIKLKNKPGKDIWLYGGASLITAFINLGLVDEFRLSIHPVILGEGKPLFIDIKQRLNLKMVNTRTFSSGVVQLFYHWNGN from the coding sequence ATGTCAAATAACGTAAAACAGAGAAAAATTATCTTAGATTTAGCAGTTACTTTAGATGGTTTTATTGAAGGGAAAAATGGAGAAGTTGATTGGTGCATTATGGACCCTGATATGGGGTTCACTAATTTCTTGAATCAAATTGATACTATTTTATATGGTAGAAAAAGCTACGATTTATGGGGACAATATATCCCAAACGCTAATGACCCTGATACCGACAAAGAAATTTGGAAATTGGTTCATAGTAAAGAGAAATATGTGTTTTCCAGAACTCAAATAGAGACTGATAATCAAGCAAAATTTATAAATGAAAATATTCTTGAAGAAGTAATTAAATTGAAGAATAAGCCTGGTAAAGACATCTGGCTATATGGTGGAGCAAGTCTCATTACTGCTTTTATAAATTTAGGGCTTGTTGATGAATTTAGATTATCTATTCACCCAGTTATTTTGGGAGAAGGAAAACCGTTGTTTATTGATATAAAACAGAGGTTGAATTTAAAAATGGTTAATACAAGAACGTTCTCTTCTGGCGTTGTGCAACTATTCTATCATTGGAATGGAAATTAA
- a CDS encoding cupin domain-containing protein → MNEINTHKMDWITMPVKGFEGKPLMEHLNGSIKIVKIQPGSNFPLHQHPDKTEFAYVLDGTLEATIGDTTFTGKSGNFYQFPVGIKHALNNPTERETIVLIGSFKEEK, encoded by the coding sequence ATGAATGAAATAAATACTCACAAGATGGATTGGATAACTATGCCTGTTAAGGGATTTGAAGGGAAACCTTTAATGGAGCACTTGAATGGAAGTATAAAAATAGTCAAAATACAGCCAGGTTCCAATTTCCCTTTGCATCAGCATCCAGATAAAACTGAATTTGCTTATGTATTAGATGGTACTTTAGAGGCAACTATTGGAGATACAACCTTTACAGGGAAAAGCGGGAATTTTTATCAATTTCCAGTCGGAATTAAACATGCTTTAAATAATCCAACAGAGAGAGAAACCATTGTTTTAATTGGCTCTTTTAAAGAAGAGAAATAA
- a CDS encoding amino acid transporter translates to MKEEDKPFNDVIDHFNKIEGNATNPKNADFNKLPKPLKYIGYFMIAFFSISLILIIILSLLN, encoded by the coding sequence ATGAAAGAAGAAGATAAACCATTTAATGATGTGATAGACCATTTTAACAAGATAGAAGGAAATGCAACGAATCCTAAAAATGCTGATTTTAATAAGTTACCAAAACCATTAAAATATATTGGATACTTTATGATTGCTTTCTTTTCTATATCTTTAATATTGATAATTATTTTAAGTTTGTTAAACTAA
- a CDS encoding DUF2161 family putative PD-(D/E)XK-type phosphodiesterase has translation MKTNKEKRYETDLYGPIRDYFAKKGFDVYGEVHHCDLVAVKEEELIIVELKLGLTIDLLIQATKRQRITDLVYVAVPMPKYRLSSKKWQDICHLLRRLELGLILVSFQKSYDSKVELMISPESFDRKKSTQRNKTKRKKLLAEIDGRHGDYNIGGSNKTKIMTAYKENCIHIAYLLNRNGPISPKRLGEMGTGKKTSSILRENYYDWFDKIQRGIYSISEKGKTELKDFPEQVQHFLDETIKGQCDEREIEK, from the coding sequence TTGAAAACCAATAAAGAGAAACGATATGAAACAGATTTATATGGGCCAATTAGGGACTATTTTGCGAAAAAAGGATTCGATGTTTATGGTGAGGTTCACCACTGTGATTTGGTGGCAGTAAAGGAAGAAGAGCTGATTATTGTCGAGTTGAAGCTTGGTTTAACGATTGATCTTCTAATTCAGGCAACCAAAAGGCAACGAATAACAGATCTCGTTTATGTTGCGGTCCCAATGCCAAAATACCGTCTTTCCTCAAAAAAATGGCAGGATATTTGCCATTTGCTCAGAAGATTAGAGCTTGGTTTGATCCTAGTTTCATTTCAAAAGAGCTATGATTCGAAAGTAGAGTTAATGATATCTCCAGAATCATTTGATAGAAAGAAAAGTACCCAGAGGAATAAGACAAAAAGGAAGAAGCTCCTTGCTGAAATAGATGGAAGGCACGGGGACTATAATATTGGTGGTAGCAATAAAACCAAGATTATGACGGCTTATAAAGAAAATTGCATACACATTGCTTACCTTCTTAATCGAAATGGACCCATCTCTCCTAAAAGATTAGGAGAGATGGGGACAGGAAAAAAGACATCATCAATCCTTAGAGAAAACTATTACGACTGGTTTGATAAAATTCAGCGAGGGATTTATAGCATAAGTGAAAAAGGCAAAACTGAGTTGAAAGATTTTCCTGAACAGGTTCAGCATTTTTTGGATGAAACAATTAAGGGACAATGTGATGAAAGAGAAATAGAAAAATGA
- a CDS encoding ATP-binding protein: MALLTKDLLINLLILIIMCFAANISVGYFEYDVWLKRRIHGLIGGLAIVISIALSVQIQPGYIFDLRQIPFILVGLMEGPLISVVLLVITIISRLFIGGLGIFPTIIVYSLLTLFIYKLGPYYSKGQFSQKLLISLSLSLFCSLSLLIYVQIVGQSIWVSKLWTGYIIIPSFGTILLLSISEWIKKYFFLKREIFKTEKIQLVSHLAASFGHEVRNPICVSKGFLQLLLEEKVSSNKRLEYTRIALDELAHAEKIINDYLSFAKPQIEKSENFDFKEEIKTVVGIVTPMANMNNIVLHFSNPSELLTSWILKGERNLLHQCLLNIFKNSIEAMPKGGVLKVELLASKKIIGVRISDTGIGMTKEQLRRLGEPYFSAKEKGTGLGMMTVYSIVKAMYGKIKIDSEIGKGTTITLLFPDASYEGLEENAKYRLL; encoded by the coding sequence ATGGCTTTACTCACAAAGGACCTACTTATTAATCTATTAATCTTAATAATTATGTGTTTTGCAGCTAATATTTCGGTTGGATATTTCGAATACGATGTTTGGCTTAAAAGAAGGATTCATGGTCTAATTGGTGGATTGGCAATAGTGATATCAATTGCCCTAAGTGTTCAAATCCAACCTGGTTATATATTTGATTTAAGACAGATACCTTTTATTTTAGTGGGTTTAATGGAAGGGCCTTTGATAAGTGTTGTTTTATTAGTAATAACAATTATATCTCGTTTATTTATTGGTGGTCTCGGGATATTCCCTACTATTATCGTATATAGTTTGCTCACTCTATTTATCTATAAATTGGGACCCTATTATTCAAAAGGCCAATTTTCTCAAAAACTCCTAATAAGCTTATCTTTATCTTTATTCTGCTCACTATCCCTGCTAATTTATGTGCAAATTGTCGGTCAAAGTATTTGGGTATCAAAATTATGGACAGGTTATATAATAATCCCATCTTTTGGAACTATTTTATTGTTATCAATTTCAGAGTGGATAAAGAAATATTTCTTTCTTAAAAGAGAAATATTTAAAACAGAAAAAATACAACTTGTTAGTCATTTGGCTGCTTCTTTTGGGCATGAAGTGAGAAATCCCATTTGTGTCTCCAAGGGTTTTTTACAATTATTATTAGAAGAAAAAGTATCTTCCAATAAGAGACTAGAATATACAAGAATTGCTCTTGATGAGCTTGCACATGCTGAAAAAATTATTAACGACTATTTGTCCTTTGCCAAACCTCAGATTGAAAAGAGTGAAAATTTTGATTTTAAAGAGGAAATCAAAACAGTTGTTGGAATTGTTACTCCTATGGCAAATATGAATAATATAGTTTTACACTTTTCGAACCCATCTGAACTTTTAACCAGCTGGATTCTTAAAGGAGAGAGAAATCTTTTACACCAATGCCTACTCAATATATTTAAAAATTCTATCGAAGCAATGCCTAAAGGTGGAGTTCTAAAAGTAGAATTATTGGCATCGAAAAAAATAATCGGTGTACGTATTTCCGATACGGGTATTGGGATGACCAAGGAACAGTTGAGACGACTGGGGGAACCATACTTCTCTGCCAAGGAAAAAGGTACAGGACTTGGTATGATGACAGTTTATAGTATTGTAAAAGCAATGTATGGGAAAATTAAAATTGATAGTGAAATTGGAAAAGGAACGACAATTACTCTTTTATTTCCCGATGCTTCCTATGAAGGACTTGAAGAAAATGCTAAATATAGGTTACTTTAA
- a CDS encoding membrane lipoprotein lipid attachment site-containing protein, whose product MRKILAVLFTLLMLTACSDEKTYYGYIFKGESEHWNGEYSFRGTELWGEKDGRTTYSNENSYELVLKYKGTLKDFSSVKNLEYSYQTSTGGGSGNMEFVKPPKEAIIKSEGSSQGGARVSEDEVIKVRVKWNKHEETFTLRNNGK is encoded by the coding sequence TTGAGAAAAATACTTGCTGTTTTATTTACACTATTGATGTTAACTGCTTGTTCAGATGAAAAAACGTACTATGGTTATATATTCAAAGGGGAAAGTGAACATTGGAATGGGGAATATTCTTTTAGAGGAACAGAGTTGTGGGGAGAAAAGGACGGAAGAACCACCTACTCTAATGAAAATAGTTACGAATTGGTATTAAAATACAAAGGAACGTTAAAAGATTTCTCATCGGTAAAAAACCTTGAATATTCTTATCAAACATCTACTGGAGGTGGAAGTGGCAATATGGAGTTTGTTAAACCGCCTAAAGAAGCAATAATTAAGTCTGAGGGAAGCTCACAGGGCGGGGCAAGAGTAAGTGAAGATGAAGTAATAAAAGTAAGAGTTAAATGGAATAAGCATGAAGAGACATTCACATTGCGTAACAATGGTAAATAA
- a CDS encoding HIT family protein, producing MAYDKSCPFCNPEKDIEQNIVFENKSCYFLQHNNQQAVLEGCGVIVPKKHHSDAFALTKKEWNDTYELLQKAKKYLDEKYAPDGYTLGWNIGEVSNQTILHSHLHVIPRYNDEPLAGKGVRYWLKQPENKRKLLQE from the coding sequence ATGGCTTACGATAAAAGTTGCCCGTTTTGTAATCCTGAAAAAGACATTGAGCAGAATATTGTTTTTGAAAACAAGTCTTGTTATTTTTTACAGCACAATAACCAACAAGCTGTTTTAGAAGGATGTGGTGTAATTGTTCCTAAGAAACATCATTCGGATGCTTTTGCATTAACAAAAAAAGAGTGGAATGATACATATGAACTTTTACAAAAAGCTAAAAAATACCTCGATGAAAAATATGCTCCAGATGGTTATACACTTGGATGGAATATAGGTGAGGTTTCAAATCAAACTATTCTTCATAGTCATCTTCACGTTATTCCAAGGTATAATGATGAGCCCTTAGCTGGCAAAGGTGTTCGATATTGGTTAAAACAACCTGAAAATAAAAGAAAACTATTACAGGAATGA
- a CDS encoding DegV family protein, producing the protein MIKIITDSSSDLPKEIIEKFEITVVPLTININNHDYLEGIDLTQKEYFAKMFSSDELPKTSQPAPALFAEAFSTFSPDDELLCLTISSGLSGTYQSASIGKELSHSNVTVFDTLAGSLGHGLQIIRAAELAQNSYTIEQIIANLLEYREKMTILVLLDTLENIVKGGRLSKFQGSLAKILNIKVILERVSGGKVEILEKVRGKKRFQKRALEIISERGTDFSDITFGITHTGNEEEAEAIKLELIQQFHPKEIIINYMGATMGTYAGRGGMIISF; encoded by the coding sequence ATGATCAAAATCATAACAGACAGTTCATCAGATTTACCAAAGGAAATAATCGAAAAATTTGAGATTACTGTCGTTCCGTTGACCATCAATATTAATAATCATGATTATTTGGAAGGAATTGACCTTACACAAAAGGAATACTTTGCGAAGATGTTTTCATCTGATGAGCTTCCAAAGACTTCCCAGCCAGCGCCTGCCTTATTTGCAGAAGCCTTCTCTACATTCAGCCCAGACGACGAATTGCTTTGTCTTACCATCTCATCAGGTCTTAGCGGAACCTATCAATCAGCATCTATCGGGAAGGAGCTCTCCCATTCCAATGTAACAGTATTTGATACATTGGCTGGATCGTTAGGTCATGGTTTACAAATTATCCGTGCTGCAGAACTAGCTCAGAATAGTTATACAATAGAACAAATTATTGCTAATCTTTTAGAGTACCGAGAAAAAATGACCATACTCGTCCTTTTAGATACATTAGAAAATATCGTTAAAGGTGGACGGTTAAGTAAATTCCAAGGGTCCTTAGCTAAAATACTCAATATCAAAGTGATTTTAGAGAGAGTTAGTGGTGGGAAAGTAGAAATACTTGAAAAAGTTAGAGGAAAGAAGAGATTCCAAAAGAGAGCACTCGAAATTATAAGTGAAAGAGGTACGGATTTTTCTGATATTACTTTTGGAATTACCCATACTGGCAACGAAGAAGAGGCCGAGGCAATCAAATTAGAACTAATCCAACAATTTCACCCAAAAGAAATAATCATTAATTATATGGGTGCAACAATGGGAACTTATGCGGGCAGAGGTGGAATGATTATTTCATTCTAA
- a CDS encoding aminotransferase class I/II-fold pyridoxal phosphate-dependent enzyme yields the protein MYSFKNDYSEGAHPRILNALIESNLVQEDGYGEDSYSLKAIELLKQKIGRTDVDIHLLTGGTQTNLTALSAFLRPHEAAIAASTGHILTHETGAIEATGHKIISIEVDDGKLNPSHIKSVLDAHTDEHMVKPKLVYLSNTTEIGTIYKQNELEQLRDFCQVNNLILFMDGARLGSALSSTGNDLTLSDLPILVDAFYIGGTKNGALIGEALVICRDSLKEDFRFHMKQKGALLAKGRLLGVQFHELFRDNLYFDLAIHANRMADLLRDEITKAGFAFLTQSLSNQIFPILPNSLITELQRNYSFYIWEKIDSDHAAIRLVTSWATKEDEVLAFIAEMNRNL from the coding sequence ATGTACAGCTTTAAGAATGATTACAGCGAAGGCGCGCATCCAAGGATTTTAAATGCTCTAATTGAATCCAACTTAGTCCAAGAGGATGGTTATGGTGAGGACAGTTATTCCCTAAAAGCAATTGAGCTACTAAAGCAAAAAATCGGACGAACTGATGTTGATATTCACTTATTGACAGGTGGGACGCAAACCAATCTTACTGCACTTTCAGCTTTCTTAAGACCTCATGAGGCTGCAATTGCAGCAAGTACGGGTCATATATTGACGCATGAGACAGGTGCAATCGAAGCCACAGGGCATAAAATCATCTCGATAGAAGTTGACGATGGGAAACTAAATCCATCACACATAAAATCTGTGCTTGATGCTCATACGGATGAACACATGGTAAAGCCAAAGCTTGTTTACCTATCAAATACGACAGAAATAGGTACCATTTATAAGCAGAACGAACTAGAGCAGCTTAGAGATTTTTGCCAAGTAAACAATCTTATTTTGTTCATGGATGGTGCAAGACTAGGGTCAGCTCTATCTTCAACAGGAAATGACCTTACGTTGAGCGATCTTCCTATACTTGTTGATGCATTCTATATTGGTGGAACTAAGAACGGGGCACTTATTGGTGAAGCATTAGTAATTTGCCGTGATTCTCTTAAAGAGGATTTTCGTTTCCATATGAAACAAAAAGGGGCACTACTTGCCAAAGGAAGACTTTTGGGGGTACAATTCCATGAACTTTTCCGGGATAATTTGTACTTTGATCTGGCAATCCATGCAAATCGGATGGCTGATCTACTAAGAGACGAAATTACTAAAGCAGGCTTTGCATTTCTCACACAATCTCTATCAAATCAAATTTTTCCAATACTGCCTAATTCGTTAATCACCGAGCTTCAACGGAATTATTCATTTTATATTTGGGAAAAAATCGATTCAGATCACGCGGCCATCCGCCTTGTTACCTCCTGGGCAACAAAAGAGGATGAGGTGCTTGCTTTTATTGCAGAAATGAACAGGAATTTATAA
- a CDS encoding NAD(P)-dependent oxidoreductase has translation MKIGFIGLGTMGLPMATNLLKNGYELIIYNRTKEKMNVLEEAGAIIANSPKDVAAQSDIVFTMLTADAAVKEVILGNNGIIYGADPGLIVVDSSTISPATSKKMAEELSLHDVEMLDAPVTGSEPQAIEGILTFMVGGKKEIYDKCEPLFKVMGKNAYYMGENGKGCYTKLANNTMAAINLLSFSEAITMATKAGIDPEIFVKVVSGGGARSGMADNKAEKVFNRDFKPHFMTKLIHKDLGLASDVAKELEISTPVLALVKEIFQMAKAKGYGAEDMSAVIKCYEEWAGITVKKENKEM, from the coding sequence ATGAAAATTGGTTTTATCGGGTTGGGTACGATGGGTCTTCCAATGGCAACTAATTTGCTTAAAAATGGGTATGAATTAATAATTTATAATCGTACAAAAGAAAAAATGAATGTTCTTGAAGAAGCAGGGGCAATTATTGCAAATTCTCCTAAAGATGTTGCAGCTCAGAGTGATATTGTATTCACTATGCTTACAGCAGATGCTGCTGTTAAGGAAGTCATTCTCGGTAATAATGGCATTATTTACGGTGCTGATCCAGGTTTAATTGTTGTCGATTCCAGTACGATCTCCCCAGCTACGAGTAAAAAAATGGCTGAAGAACTTTCACTACATGATGTAGAAATGCTTGATGCACCAGTAACAGGTAGTGAGCCACAAGCGATAGAAGGAATTTTAACGTTTATGGTTGGTGGTAAAAAAGAAATTTATGATAAGTGTGAGCCATTATTTAAAGTAATGGGGAAAAATGCTTATTATATGGGCGAAAATGGAAAGGGCTGCTATACGAAGCTAGCTAATAATACGATGGCCGCAATTAATCTTCTCTCATTCTCAGAAGCAATCACAATGGCAACAAAAGCAGGTATCGACCCCGAAATTTTTGTGAAGGTTGTGAGTGGTGGAGGCGCAAGAAGTGGAATGGCGGACAATAAGGCGGAAAAGGTTTTTAACCGCGATTTTAAACCTCACTTTATGACGAAGCTAATCCATAAAGATCTCGGTCTTGCATCTGATGTTGCAAAAGAATTAGAAATTTCGACTCCAGTACTTGCGCTAGTGAAGGAAATCTTTCAGATGGCAAAAGCAAAAGGATATGGTGCAGAAGATATGAGTGCTGTCATTAAGTGCTATGAAGAGTGGGCAGGAATTACAGTTAAAAAGGAAAATAAGGAAATGTAA